The following is a genomic window from Pseudopipra pipra isolate bDixPip1 chromosome 2, bDixPip1.hap1, whole genome shotgun sequence.
TTCATGCACAGTTACCTAAAGCTCTGGCACAACAACTGCAGGCAGGGCATTATCTATGATAGACTGTTGGATTTCAATGTTCATTTCTCTCATTGATTGACTAAATTTTGGCTGCAATATCCTTCTGGACATGTTTCAAGACCTGTTTGTTTTCAATGGTTTTGGCAGATGGCTGTATAAACTCCAAGTCCCATGATTATGATTCATTTCTGTGTGAATAATTTTGGTTATCAAGTTTGATTATATCTCTATGTGTTTTTACACTATTCACATGTACACGGAGTGCATTCAGAGCCAGAGCTGTGCTTATCCAAATACCTTTTTTTGTGCTAAAGAGCAAAAAACTACAgattaacattttcattttttgcatatttaatattttgcttctttttttaatggctaTTATATTCTTCTTCAGTTATACATCATGGTTTCTTTATTTTAGttaagtatttaaatatttcctatttttttcccagaaattcTTGTTTAGCTATtgcttcattttgcttttttgggtCTGGCATTTCATATAATAATGCATGATAAGTTAAGAAGTACTCATAAATTAATTCATCCTCAAAACCATGCTGCAATTAAACAATACCTGAGAAGCACAAAAgcataaatattttgctttgggAATGCCCACCTAAAAAATTACATGAAAGCAGCTGATGTTCCCTTCTTAGCCCTCTCAGAAAACACCGGGGTGTAACTGTATCTTGCACTTGAAATGCTTGTATGTACCCACACCTTGACTTCCCACACCAGCACTTTCTAGTTAGCTTGAAGTGCTGGGAAGGATCCACAGGGATGAGTGTTTTACCAGACTGTGGTCTAGTGAGACACAGCAAGTTTAAAGTATCCTTCATGGGCCCCTGAGTCACATCAGTTTTCCTGCTCGTTCCCCTTTCTTGTAAAACTGTTCTGTGTTTTCAACATTTCCTGGTAATGAGCATTttggaaaagacattttttcatCCCTTTGTCTTTGCTTCCTACTAACTGACCTCCTTCATGTCCAAGGTTTGGACTCTGATGCAATTTGCAGTCATCTtggaaagggcagaaaaagcaGTGTTTGCACAAGAAGGGGCATCCATGCATCCATGCAGAAACTACCCACAGCCCCGCTGCTCCAGGAATTCAGGATGGGAATCAAGGCAGGGACTACTTTTTATGCCAGTCATGACTGAATTGGTGACCTACTGTGAGAATAAAAACCTCTCTGACTACTTGTATATCCCCATTCCCCTTCCTGTGGAAACAGAAATATCAGACATGCCATTACAATCAGATTCCTCTTCGGGTGATTACCTTCCTTCCCAAATGCCCGATTCATTGTGGAATACTTGTTAATTTCTGTGGAGAATGATTTCATTCTATCGTGCAAGCTTCAGTCCTTCTAAGTAATACTATTGCACCAGGCTAGATGGGACTGAACTGGAAAGGGCTGTTGGTCTAGTCAGGCATGACAGGCAGCAAGGGAGAACACTTTTGAGCAAACAGAGGACATAATTTGAAAGCTTCTCATTCCAGTGTCACACAGTGGGACTGATGGGCCAGTTCAAGAAGGACATGAACACTCACAGACTCTCCCATCTGAGAGATGGGGTTCAGTGCTACACACTGCAGCTGTCTGCAGGCAGACCTGCCCAGCTgcctcggtggcagtgaggCTTGACTCTGCTTTGGTGGAGATGGAAAACAGCAAGTCAGGGCCAGCCACATATGACTTTTCTATTTTAGCTCTTCTTGGCACTTTCTGTTCATCAGGTGTGGTGTACAACCAGCACGTTAGTCTGATGAACACGATAAAATTCTGCCAGGGCCTGTTGAGTTAATGTGTCTGTAAAACAGGAGGAGATGGCTGATGGTCTGAAATCCAGGCTGCAGCCACGGCATTCAGCTCTCACAAGATGTGAGGGCAGGCTGCTACACGAAAGGATATATGTGAGAGGTTTTATCTGAGCAGCTCAGACACAGATGTCCATGTTCCTTTCTATCCTGGTCTGTTGTAATGCAATCTTCAAATAACAGTTATAAAAGGAAAGCCATCTGTATGTAAGTTTGGGCTGACAGAAGAACTTCATGAAAAATTCAATCTGGATTGAGGAGGACACGAACTATGCATAGGAACAACATTTTTCCCCTCAGATTTATTAGTTTATAATATAAGTTACCATGCAAGAAGCAATTTACAAGCATTGGCAAAGATTCAATTGCTTTCTTATATATCCCCCAAAGCCCtacttgaaaaaaacaaaacaaaacacaatcCTTTAATGGAGATAAGTTCTTACAAAGTTTTAAGGATGccctaatattttaaaaggttgAACTTCAAAATTAAGGCTCTAAGGTAAAATAGTAAGATCTTTGTTAATTACAGAAAATCACAGGAAGAATATCCATCAGACTTTGGCTTTTGTTCATGATTTCATTAGTCTTCACTCTTCTCTAACTATATTATCCAAAGCAGGCTTTCTCCATACTGGGCCTGGGGAGAATATTCCCAAAGAGGGCAAGGTTGTGTCTAGAGAGAAAACTTGCCTGTTGAAGAAAGGGAAGCATGGGGGAATTATGGGGATGTGTATGTGTTTGTGAGCATGTGGAGATGAGATTTACACCTGTGTTCAGGAGATCTTCAGGCAGAGGAATGGAGTTTTCCTAACTCCTGCTTTTCATGGATCATGACAGTTCCAATTCCCTTGGTTTGGCCCAagttcaagaaaagaaaaaaagtaaaaagggtTGCAGTGCCTCAGCAACCCCTTGAAGAGATTATATGGAAGTAAGAGAGATAGGACATCTCTGGTTTTCCTGGAGAACTTTCAGCAAAGCTCAAATTTTGATGAGGCATGAGTAGAGATGCAGCAAAAAAGGTTGGTAGCTACAAGAAAGGATTACAAAGTAGTAAATGGAGAGGGGGAAAGCCACAAAAGAAGCAAGGTGATGAGGTTAAATCTGGGAAAATGAACTAGTTGTGTGACTGGGGAAATGGGACTGAGGACATGGGAAATGGGAGAGGGTTGAGGGATGTCAGAGAAACAAGAGTCATAATGCATAGCGAtagggaaagcagagagaagtgagacatcagggaggtgaagaagagaaaaagtcCATAAATTTGGAGTTGAAAGACTGTCAAAGCGAAAAGATACGCGTTTTCAAGACAAATCTAAGTGAACATCAGGGCCAGGAAGCAGGTGGCTGTTTATGTgtacttttttcttcccaaaccTACCAGTAAGCCTGCTTTTAGTTAAAACAGAAACATAAGGCTTTGGATGACTTTGCACGGCTCTGTAATACATTCATGGTGGCCTTCTCTTAAATGAGCACATCCATCACTGTCCTGCCACAATGCTAAATTTCTCTGAAACCCTCTTATGGTGGTTAATTGCTAACTTGGATCTTGCTACTGATATACTCCTATGACAAAGGTCACATTCCTAACAAAAGTAAAGAAAGGAAGGTAGTAACATGGTGTTAATGATGTAGTtgaattttacttttgttttacAGCTTAGGGTTTATTCTAGCTATCAGGCCTCTTCtagtcaaaacaaaacaagaattctccctctgctcttcaGGGGGAGTGTTAAAATTGATTATCTCAATGCATTCTAGCTGCCTGTACATAAATATCCTTTCTGACTGCTTGCTTGTGATGGAAACTGTTCGTTGTGTTTTGCAGGTACTTCTGAACCTTCAGCTTCTTCTCGTTCTCTCCTTGGCTCTGATTTCTCTTCCATTCTCTTATGAGACTTGCTTTTTCTCAAATGCAATCTTTCTCTTTCTCGTCTCTCCTTCACGCCTTCAGGTTGCTAAAAGGCAGGGAAGAAACAGCTGGGAATTAAAAGTGACTCCtacatgaataaaaaaaagcaagctcattattttatttgattaGTAATGtataacaaaaatattccaGTAACCTGCCTCAGCATGATCAGGTCTACCATGATGGGCTCAAATTCAAGGCTCAAGGCAGTCACCCCAAAACTCAGCAAGAAGCAGCAAACATGCCTTGATTATACTCTGTGTATGATAGAAGGGTCACCTGCCCAGCAGACTTGAGTAtgggagggaaaaacagacagGCTCCAAGATTTCAGCCCAGACTCCACATTTCTGTCCTTTCACATGATCCATCTTTACGTGCCTGAAGGCTGTTCAGTACCAGCCACATAGGCCTCACTGAAAACAAGTGCTGAAGGTCATGAAGTATTCTCAAAGACACGTTTTTAAGAGAAAAGCAATATGCAGGGAAGGAGATGAATTACCTTTCCCACACTTTTCTTTCACTTGTGTCATCATGGTGGTTTGAATTGCACCCACAGAGCTCTGAATGCAAAATTTGGAGACACAAGTTTAAGCtcaaatttcttttcaaatctCTAACACCTCTTGCTCAGTTCTCTGAGATCCTCAAGTCCTTCACATCTCTCAAATGTCACTGGCGACTGAGGAAATGACAACAACCTGGTCTACTTGAAAGACAGATTAAAATACAGCTCAGCACACGCCACCGTGGCTTACAGAAGGGTACAGCAATGCATATTTTATCTGGAACTGATGTCATATTTAATACATTATGCTCACTATACCCATCATACAATTATTACACACTCACCGACTTTCTAGCCATAGGCATTTTTGAGAAATTAGAAATGATAAACCAGACAACCACTAGTGAGCATTGGCACATGAGGCAATGTgaattccaaaatgaaataaattgagTAGTTcctaaaggggaaaaataagatTAGAGAATACACTTAAAATCTTGACAATGGCATAACAGTGCTGTCATCACCATAATTCTACATATTCTTAGAAGACTGGTCATCAAGGACCATAATTGTTGAACTGGTCATGTAATAATGATGCTTATtgaaaagagatattttttttctcccttttggtGCACAGAAGGTCTGCAAAGAGagatgaaaattactttttcattcaAACTGTCAGTGTCaacaaactggaaaaataaaaagatacttCCTTCTATGGCTATCTGGTGATAATGTCAAGTGTTATTCAAGCACAGCTTTTTGAATGGGGTGACAATTTGATAGCATTCTGGTATGTAAAAATGAGTTAGGATTTATTACCCTTCCTTCCATTGTATGATACATCAGATATTATGTATCATAATTACAAAAATGTGTTAAAGTGTCATAGACAAAATGTTGTTATTGGCTACTTCCTCAACACAATCCATACAAAAAATGGTCTTGTCTCAGGACAGAATGATGAGGAAAAGAATGAAATGGGAATGCATGCCCTTACAGTGAAATTATGTTCAGCCACTTATAGCAATAGCTGCCGCTGCAGCAGTgtggtgacactgcagaaaggagATGAATGGAGTCCCAAGGGGTAAAAGAGAAGCCTCTCAAACACTGCAGTGTCTGACAGTCTTACAGATAATACCATATAGGTTAAACCAGGTCAGCAGCAGTGAGAAAGTGAGCTGGGTCTCATGGCAAAAGTGAAGCAAACCTGGTTTTATATTGTCATGTTTTGTTGTCACAGCCACAGAAAACTCTGAAAATATTGCCACAGCTAGTGCAGTACCTCATTTTGAGGATAAATGTTTCTGAATAAGCCTAGATGGCAACACTTCATCAAGAAGCCTCACACTATTGATATAACTTTAACCTTGTTTGTGCTGCTGTAGTAATTTGAGACGACATAATATGAGAAATTCTAGTTCAAGTTAATTTCTGCACTTTCTCCAGCAAAGTCACAGCTATTACACAAAGGATAAAGCTGGCTCACTTGTTGGTTGATTGGGCTTTTTCTTAGGTAGTGATATTAAGGTGGTTGTCACCTACCAAAGAAACTGAGCGCTTGCTTTTGAGATGCAATTGCTTTTCAAAGGACTCTGCAAACTCCTGAATGGAATTTGATCTTGTGTCCGGGCCTGAGCTGTCTGCTGAAGCTGTTCTGCTTGCCTTCCTGTGGCAGTGGCATTTGACATCTTGGTCTTCTTGAAATTCCTTGGAGCCCTTGAGATGGCCTGAAGATGAGCCTTTGGCAGAATCATGAAGTCGTGTTGCATGGAGGGAGGAAAGCTTGGCCTGAAAAACAAAAGGTCTTTGTTGAGTACTAAATATTAAAGCAAAGCACACAAAGTAGATTATTTTTCTGCCACAGACACTCTCCCAACAGTGGTGCAGAGTGAAGGACCATGCCCAGAATCCTGTGTCTTTCCTCTTATGTGCAGGAGAATCACACTGCCAAGAACTTGCTTttctggaggcagcagctgcagaatttCCTATTATTCCTGGTTTTGAGTATCTAAGCTTTGGCACCCAAATGAGCATTTCACAGGTAAAGTTGCTGGGTCCTCTTAGATTTCACTGGCACTAAAAGGAACTGGAACTGGAACTGGAACCTCAAAAACTCAGGCCTTGATCTGGCTGCAGTTTCTGGGCAGGACCCTAAAAAATCAAAGACCAAGTCTTTTGTGGAAAGAGGACTCAGATACAGGATTTGACCCATGGGTGCTCCAAATTTTATCAGATGTTTGAATTAATTTGAGTGTGACAGCAACCATTTCTAGCCCAGTTCTGTCAAATTTCAGCTTGCAGACATGAAGCTTTATTGCccagcttttaattttctgctggTTTCTTGGGCACATTTATCGTGAACTGATGAGGGAGCACTTTCAGGGCACGGAGGGACACATCTCTGCCAGAGAAGTGGTAGAAAACAGACTTCCTACAATTACATTTGTAGGGCTGATGTGGGGAGAGAGTAGGTAGCTGTTTAGTTTCTTTGTGATTCAGTTTTCCCAGGCCTGACATGCAGATAAAAGTTATTGATCTGCATCAGCTGTGTTTAATTGAATGTCTGTAAAAGAGAGTAAACTGCTACAGAACTGCTGTGTCCTGCAGAGTCATGTATTGGTGGTTTTAGAAATAGACAGACCTGTAGATGTGATGGGTGAGAAGGACACTACAGAGAGCCAAACCCTGCcagctgctgatgctttttCAGGATGAGTAGCTGAACACTGGTAAGGTGCAGGTGGTGAAAACTCAGAGACAGGAGGTACTGAAAATGACACCCCTGCAGGTGTCAGGTGAGGGCATTCCAGGCATCCAACTGCTGCATACATGTTTGAATGGGTATATGTTTTGGATATTatgaggaatttcttcacacaCAGGATGTCATTGGAAAGGACTGCCCacggaggtggtggagtcaccatcgctggaggtgtttaaggaaacactggatgtggcacttagtgccatggtctagttggcATGAAGGTGTTCAATCAAAGGTCGGATTTGATGATctcaggggtcttttccaacctaattgattctgtgattctatgttttGTATAAGCCTGACGCTAAGTCTTCAACTACAAATTAACCTGGAGAAGCTCTGCTGCCTTCAAGGGAGCTGTGATTGTTTCAAACAATTGAAGTTCTATTCTACAGATTCTGAAATGCTTTCTAAGAAAATCCAGTAGAAAATCCTACACTCAGAGTAGGGTTTGTTGGGGAGGAGTGTGTGTGtactgtttgttttgatttattaaCAAATGGAGGAAAGCTTAATCAAATTGGTATAGTTGCCACCTGAAATATGTCCTGTACACAATTTCATTTACTCTGGCCCAGATgctattatatatataaatatatatataatatatatattgtataaaCACAACAGGGACCTGTGCAGCCTTTCTCTAAATAGTGAGGCTCTGCCTTCATGTGGTTGTGGTTATATCACATTAGACAGGCTTGATGAGAGatgctaaaaataataaatctcaCACCTGACAGAAGTACATAATAGTGAAGAGTTTTCCAAATGTATGGTACtagttcaatttttttttaccagacaTAAGCTTACTATGTCCAGTATTATGGACTGCCTCTGAGAGTAATGTTAATGATTTCTGCCACACTATTTTTACTTTGGTTTCAAACCAATCGATACAGCTGTAAGTTCTGTAAGGTCATATTGTATTGTTACTTTAAAAAGCATGAAAGCAATCACATTGTGCTTGAGGGATAGGAGCACATATGCCATGCCAAACTCAACAAGCTAAATGTCTTCTGTGTCATCAACATATATTGtttcctggaaataaaaattgtcTCACAGTAAAAATCACTGGTTGTTCTTAGAGGGTTTtgggtgaaaaaaacccacggGAGGACAGCTGAAATGGGGGATTGTATTCTATCAATCCTGTTTTGCAATGTtagtaaatgttttcttttactaggacattgctttttaatttcccttcaCAGAGGGAATTATAATTAAGCCCCTAAAGAAAGACTACAGTTTACTTATTGACATGGCAGCAATGGTCCAGAAAAAGGACAGGCTTTCCTCTGAAATGCCCATCTGCCTCAGTGGACTAAGGGTAAATACCTGTGCAACCATATTACTGTGACTGTGCCTTCTCTCACAGTGCCCTTTCACGATACATCCCACCATACCTAGGACAGCGTGCTAAGGCATGTCAGCATATTGCTGACTTGTGGACACAACCCTACAGAAGACAAGAGCCTCACCATAACTCCTCAAGCATGGACATTTCATGGCTTATATCTAGCACAGGACATTAGTCttcttttatttaatattgACTGTGAAAAACTGAGAGTCATAAAATGAAGTTCAGAGATGAAGCAGATCTGGCACTCACCGCAGATAAAATCCAAgtgtttttcttcctatttcatAGATTTAATACATGCATTAATACACGTGTTTAATGCCAAATTGATTGCTTGGTAACACTGTAAATAAGAATGGATGAAGACTGCTTTAATCTATGCTTTCCCCTCCTGAAgtctcagcagctgctgccaacaGAGATTGCCTCTATATCTGCACTCCTGGGTGTGCACCCACTGCTACAGTCGTCCCTTGACAAAgttctctgagcacagtcccaGCATCAGCTCCTGTCCTTGGCCCAGCAGCTGCCTCACGCCTACATCTGGTACCTCTTTAGTGAACTCACCTTGGTCTCTGCCTCTCAGGATCTCACCTCAAGTAGTTCTTAAACTGGAGAAGTGGAGAGGAAGTGAAACAAGGGAAAAGACACGAGAAGGAAGAATGTTAAATGCTCCAGGTATCAAAATGGGGATTTTTTGCCAGCTCTGGGAAATCCAGAAGCACCAAAGGATCTCAATGATTGTTTCTCACTCCCTTTAGtactctttttttctgcctttgggTAAAGGCCAGTCATGCTCAGCATCTATTCACAAAACAGCTAATCTGCTAATTGCCCATctaaaacatacaaaaagtacacaaacaaaaatacttcaAGAAATTGGTGTCAATACAATTTGCCTAATCTCTTTCTCAATTTCTGTTGTAGACAAGCTGATTGCTTGCATCTTTTGCACTTGATCTGAGTGCTTGCACAGCTGTCAGTAAGAAAATTAGTCTTCAGTGTGTCAGCACGAGTGTTCCGTTTGCTGAAGTTTAACCAATGACTCCAGTATTTTAGGGATATTTTGGAATACTGGACGTTTGGCTGCTGTCCCATggcttcctttccttctgaaaagCTTGTAAACAAGCATATATtccttaaaaaatgttttggtcTGGGATCCAACTGATCTCTAGTAACAATATGGTGGTAAATATTCAGTCTGACTTTAGTGTAAATTAAATGTTAGTAACTTCAACAGCAGTCAGTCGTTCTACTCCCACTCTCAGCTGCTCTTATCAGATTTTCTCCTGTGAGCAGCAAAACCTATTTGAAGGCTGATACATGTATAGGTTGTAAAACTCTTATCAGCGCCCCTTTGCCCCCTATCTTTTCCCCACAACAAAAT
Proteins encoded in this region:
- the LNP1 gene encoding leukemia NUP98 fusion partner 1, producing the protein MEYDEDDDIFFAKWMSSFWGHNLIDENEKEGRGHKKRQTRFCNERRASLPAKLSSLHATRLHDSAKGSSSGHLKGSKEFQEDQDVKCHCHRKASRTASADSSGPDTRSNSIQEFAESFEKQLHLKSKRSVSLQPEGVKERRERERLHLRKSKSHKRMEEKSEPRREREEAEGSEVPAKHNEQFPSQASSQKGYLCTGS